Proteins encoded within one genomic window of Conchiformibius steedae:
- a CDS encoding single-stranded DNA-binding protein, producing the protein MSVNKVILVGRLGRDPEVRYMPNGEAVCNFSIATDESWTDKQTGQKVSKTEWHNITLYRRTAEVAGQYLKKGSLVYIEGKIQSRKYTGKDGIERTAYDIIGNEMRMLGGKNDNGGGSAPYDGGQSYGASSAAAPAATAYAPPPLPASYDAPAAPQQRPAVSAPPPVEDIDDDIPF; encoded by the coding sequence ATGTCTGTAAACAAAGTGATATTGGTTGGACGTTTGGGGCGCGACCCTGAAGTGCGTTATATGCCCAACGGCGAAGCGGTGTGCAATTTTTCCATTGCCACCGATGAAAGCTGGACCGATAAGCAAACGGGACAAAAGGTCAGCAAAACCGAATGGCACAATATTACCCTGTACCGCCGTACTGCCGAAGTTGCCGGACAGTATTTGAAAAAAGGCAGTTTGGTGTATATTGAAGGCAAAATCCAAAGCCGCAAATACACAGGCAAAGATGGCATTGAGCGCACTGCTTACGACATTATCGGCAACGAAATGAGAATGCTCGGCGGTAAAAACGACAACGGTGGTGGCAGCGCCCCGTATGATGGTGGTCAGTCTTATGGTGCATCATCTGCCGCCGCGCCTGCCGCAACAGCTTATGCCCCGCCGCCGCTACCCGCATCGTATGACGCACCCGCTGCGCCGCAACAACGCCCCGCCGTATCTGCACCCCCGCCAGTGGAAGATATCGACGACGATATTCCATTCTGA